One window from the genome of Candidatus Eisenbacteria bacterium encodes:
- a CDS encoding ATP-dependent helicase, producing the protein MSAPGETATGESREIHEALEGLNEPQLEAVTHGEGPLMIVAGAGTGKTAVITRRIAWLIATRRARPEEILALTFTDKAAAEMEARVDERVPYGFTGATISTFHSFCDRLVREHAIELGLTSQLRVEQPAEILVFLRERIFELGLARYRPLGAPDTHLEALVRVFDRARDEDVSPEQYLAFAAGLAAAAASDADRDRAESELEKARAYAAYQRLLLEHGRVDFGSQISLALRLLRERPHVRREVQSRYRWILVDEFQDTNHVQFELVKLLAARGSEERGSGNLAVVGDDDQSIYRFRGAKVENLLGFLGAFPSAKVVLLKDNYRSGQRILDVAHRAIQFNNPGRLEASDAVRFDKRLRAARDLPGEVVHQAFATGADEVDAVTAEIASAIASGDRRPSELAILARAHSQLESFALGLRARGVPFQRRSSRGLYSRPEVLLCLNLLRTLADPDDGPAAFGVLGDPLFGVAPLDLLQLTAAANRTRRGLLRAARGAAEAPPQDFSAESLEALRRFFALWDVLAEQATRRRTSEVLYAFVTESGLLGRLSQDESAEAAERVQNLNKLFGIVQRVGPLLRGDRVPEFVGHLDLLIEAGDDPQAATADTDEEAVQLLTAHNAKGLEFGVVWLVQLAEGRFPMRAKGGGLPFPPELTHGGADPGADHEREERRLFFVGLTRARDRLVLTSAEDYGGKRTVKLSKFVVEALRLPAPPKTSKTASAEESIRRFAPAAEAPAAGTRPLADDEPLTLSHGQIDDYLTCPLKYRYAHVVRVPLASDPQAMYGIAIHHAIRVFLQHRLKGLPIEERDVIAAFEGAWSSEGFYSVEHEDLRLEEGRESLRRFMARESASGRLPLAVEMEFRFAIGRDVVSGRWDRIEETAEGIVLVDYKTGEVSDQAKADERAKESLKEGQLGLYALAYRETRRKDAARVQLHFVGSGLVGSADVAPKHHELALERISRASAGIRRAEFPATPDQRNCGFCPYSRFCLYSAARR; encoded by the coding sequence ATGAGCGCGCCGGGCGAGACCGCGACGGGCGAGTCGCGCGAGATCCACGAGGCGCTCGAGGGGCTCAACGAGCCGCAACTCGAGGCGGTCACGCACGGCGAAGGACCGCTGATGATCGTGGCCGGCGCCGGGACCGGCAAGACCGCGGTGATCACCCGCCGCATCGCCTGGCTCATCGCCACCCGGCGCGCCCGACCCGAGGAAATCCTCGCCCTGACCTTCACCGACAAGGCCGCGGCCGAGATGGAAGCGCGCGTGGACGAGCGCGTGCCGTACGGGTTCACCGGCGCGACGATCTCCACGTTCCACTCCTTCTGCGACCGGCTCGTGCGCGAGCATGCGATCGAGCTCGGCCTCACCTCGCAGCTGCGGGTCGAGCAGCCCGCGGAGATCCTCGTGTTCCTGCGCGAACGGATCTTCGAGCTCGGCCTTGCGCGCTACCGGCCGCTCGGTGCGCCCGACACGCACCTCGAGGCGCTGGTGCGCGTCTTCGATCGCGCGCGCGACGAGGACGTGAGTCCCGAGCAGTACCTGGCGTTCGCCGCGGGGCTCGCCGCCGCGGCGGCGTCCGACGCCGACCGCGACCGCGCCGAATCCGAGCTCGAGAAGGCGCGAGCCTATGCCGCCTACCAGCGGTTGCTGCTGGAGCACGGCCGGGTGGACTTCGGCTCGCAGATTTCGCTCGCGCTGCGGCTGCTGCGCGAGCGGCCGCACGTCCGCCGCGAGGTGCAGTCACGCTACCGCTGGATCCTGGTGGACGAGTTCCAGGACACGAACCACGTCCAGTTCGAGCTGGTGAAGCTCCTCGCCGCGCGGGGATCGGAGGAGCGCGGCAGCGGCAACCTGGCGGTCGTCGGTGACGACGACCAGAGCATCTACCGCTTCCGCGGCGCCAAGGTCGAGAACCTGCTCGGCTTCCTCGGGGCCTTCCCGTCCGCGAAGGTCGTGCTGCTCAAGGACAACTACCGCTCCGGGCAGCGCATTCTCGACGTCGCCCACCGGGCGATCCAGTTCAACAATCCCGGGCGCCTCGAAGCCTCCGACGCGGTGCGCTTCGACAAACGCCTGCGCGCCGCGCGCGATCTGCCGGGCGAGGTCGTGCATCAGGCGTTCGCGACCGGCGCCGACGAGGTGGACGCCGTGACCGCCGAGATCGCGTCGGCGATCGCCTCGGGGGACCGCCGGCCCTCCGAACTCGCCATCCTGGCGCGGGCGCATTCGCAGCTCGAATCCTTCGCGCTCGGCCTGCGGGCCCGCGGTGTGCCGTTCCAGCGCCGCAGTTCGCGCGGCCTGTATTCGCGTCCCGAGGTGCTGCTGTGCCTGAACCTCCTGCGCACGCTCGCCGATCCCGACGACGGGCCGGCGGCGTTCGGAGTGCTCGGCGACCCGCTCTTCGGCGTCGCGCCGCTCGACCTGCTGCAGTTGACCGCCGCCGCGAACCGCACGCGGCGGGGGTTGCTGCGCGCGGCCCGGGGCGCGGCCGAAGCGCCGCCGCAGGACTTTTCGGCCGAATCGCTCGAGGCGCTGCGCCGCTTCTTCGCGCTCTGGGACGTTCTCGCCGAGCAGGCGACGCGCCGCCGGACGAGCGAGGTCCTGTACGCGTTCGTCACCGAAAGCGGCCTGCTCGGCCGGCTCTCGCAGGACGAGTCGGCGGAGGCCGCCGAACGCGTGCAGAACCTGAACAAGCTGTTCGGCATCGTCCAGCGCGTCGGCCCGCTCCTGCGCGGGGACCGCGTGCCCGAGTTCGTGGGCCACCTCGACCTGCTGATCGAGGCGGGCGACGACCCGCAGGCGGCGACCGCCGACACCGACGAGGAGGCCGTGCAGCTGCTGACCGCGCACAACGCCAAGGGACTCGAGTTCGGCGTCGTCTGGCTCGTCCAGCTCGCCGAGGGCCGGTTTCCGATGCGGGCGAAGGGCGGGGGCCTGCCCTTTCCCCCGGAACTCACGCACGGCGGGGCCGACCCGGGCGCCGATCACGAGCGCGAGGAGCGCCGGCTGTTCTTCGTCGGCCTCACGCGCGCGCGCGACCGGCTGGTGCTGACGAGCGCCGAAGACTACGGCGGCAAGCGAACGGTCAAGCTCAGCAAGTTCGTCGTCGAGGCGCTCCGGTTGCCCGCGCCGCCCAAGACGAGCAAGACGGCCAGCGCCGAGGAGAGCATCCGCCGGTTCGCCCCGGCGGCCGAGGCCCCCGCCGCGGGAACGCGTCCGCTCGCCGACGACGAGCCGCTCACGCTCTCGCACGGACAGATCGACGACTACCTCACCTGCCCGCTCAAGTACCGCTACGCCCACGTCGTGCGCGTGCCGCTCGCCTCGGACCCGCAGGCGATGTACGGCATCGCCATCCATCACGCGATCCGCGTGTTTCTGCAGCATCGGCTCAAGGGACTGCCGATCGAGGAGCGGGACGTGATCGCGGCGTTCGAGGGAGCGTGGTCGAGCGAGGGCTTCTACTCGGTCGAGCACGAGGACCTGCGGCTCGAAGAGGGCCGCGAGTCGCTGCGCCGATTCATGGCGCGCGAGTCCGCGTCCGGCCGGCTGCCGCTCGCCGTCGAGATGGAGTTCCGCTTCGCGATCGGCCGTGACGTGGTGAGCGGGCGCTGGGATCGCATCGAGGAGACCGCCGAGGGCATCGTGCTCGTGGACTACAAGACGGGCGAGGTGAGCGACCAGGCGAAGGCCGACGAGCGCGCGAAGGAGAGCCTCAAGGAGGGACAGCTCGGGCTCTACGCGCTCGCGTATCGCGAGACCCGCCGCAAGGACGCCGCACGCGTGCAGCTCCATTTCGTCGGCTCGGGACTCGTCGGCTCGGCGGACGTCGCGCCGAAGCACCACGAGCTCGCGCTCGAGCGCATTTCCAGGGCCTCCGCGGGAATCCGCCGCGCCGAGTTTCCGGCCACGCCCGACCAGCGCAACTGCGGCTTCTGCCCCTATTCACGCTTCTGCCTCTACAGCGCCGCCCGTCGCTGA
- a CDS encoding GWxTD domain-containing protein — MEKAVLRLRAGTIDARRSALSNLERAVQLAPSRPDYELLLARAYMAGGYQRQARTHFTRVTALAPDDAEARFGLARMWRRDYLKYLDTTSLVRAIGHLEQATRLDTANVAGRVMLASLRTEHRDFPGALAAAEDARAHAPRAPEALAALGTARWRMGDVEGADSAFRAALPRLPEKVRERFDDIAPLVTEADTAYYNHLSAEDRYEYARRFWAEQDPDLGTSENEARLEYWSRVAQAWSLWFDTRRQEWDERGEVYVRFGPPERQVYNPVGMTLDAQAASTSRFRFPLNVLQWQYPSLGMTVNLLDRVLAEYYLLQRYADHPPDPVPDPDSLARRDLVATPGVRGLFPTLPPGAKRIPLAGQVSRFEGAGRPRIVATLEVPAGPADSLVADYVVMDSLEHVVARGARTLSPSACAADRFRVADFASDLPPGGYRVGLSVRGPGGRGALRLPVRLPAADSALALSDLVVTCGTPAPLEASVRLAANPAARVVGEDPLTAYFEIYHLATGADGQARFEVGWTVRSQERDSRVWLQRLLAPRPAPPTIEATRRESNTGPLRRQFVSVPVRSLPPGRYRLEVSVRDLLSGAEAAGGVSFVRAPAAP; from the coding sequence GTGGAGAAGGCGGTCTTGCGCCTGCGCGCCGGCACGATCGACGCCCGCCGCAGCGCGCTCTCCAACCTCGAGCGCGCAGTCCAGCTCGCCCCGAGCCGGCCGGACTACGAGCTGCTGCTGGCCCGTGCCTACATGGCCGGCGGCTACCAGCGCCAGGCCCGCACGCACTTCACCCGGGTCACGGCGCTCGCGCCCGACGACGCCGAGGCGCGCTTCGGCCTCGCGCGCATGTGGAGGCGCGATTACCTCAAGTACCTCGACACCACCTCGCTGGTCCGCGCGATCGGGCACCTCGAGCAGGCCACGCGGCTGGACACGGCGAACGTCGCGGGCCGCGTGATGCTGGCGTCGCTTCGGACCGAGCACAGGGATTTTCCCGGCGCGCTCGCTGCGGCGGAGGACGCGCGTGCGCATGCGCCGCGGGCCCCGGAAGCGCTCGCGGCGCTGGGCACGGCACGCTGGCGCATGGGCGATGTCGAGGGCGCCGACAGCGCGTTTCGCGCGGCGCTTCCGCGGCTCCCCGAGAAGGTGCGGGAGCGCTTCGACGACATCGCGCCGCTCGTGACCGAGGCCGACACGGCCTACTACAACCACCTGTCCGCCGAGGACCGCTACGAGTACGCCCGCCGGTTCTGGGCGGAGCAGGATCCCGACCTGGGCACGAGCGAGAACGAAGCGCGACTGGAGTACTGGTCCCGCGTGGCGCAGGCCTGGTCGTTGTGGTTCGACACCCGGCGGCAGGAATGGGACGAGCGCGGCGAGGTCTACGTGCGCTTCGGCCCACCCGAACGACAGGTCTACAACCCCGTGGGCATGACGCTGGACGCGCAGGCGGCGAGCACGTCACGGTTCCGTTTCCCGCTGAACGTGCTGCAGTGGCAGTATCCGTCGCTCGGCATGACGGTGAATCTCCTCGACCGGGTGCTCGCCGAGTATTACCTGCTCCAGCGTTACGCGGACCACCCGCCGGATCCGGTCCCGGATCCGGACTCGCTCGCCCGGCGCGACCTCGTCGCGACGCCGGGAGTCCGCGGGCTGTTCCCCACGCTGCCCCCGGGCGCGAAGCGCATTCCGCTCGCCGGGCAGGTGTCGCGCTTCGAAGGGGCGGGGCGGCCGCGAATCGTCGCGACGCTCGAGGTGCCCGCCGGCCCCGCGGATTCCCTGGTCGCGGACTACGTCGTCATGGACAGCCTCGAGCACGTCGTCGCGCGTGGCGCGCGGACGCTTTCGCCGTCCGCCTGCGCCGCCGACCGCTTCCGCGTCGCCGACTTCGCGAGCGACCTGCCGCCGGGCGGATACCGTGTCGGCCTCTCGGTCCGTGGTCCGGGAGGGCGCGGCGCGCTTCGTCTGCCCGTCCGGTTGCCGGCGGCGGACTCGGCGCTCGCGCTCAGCGACCTCGTCGTCACCTGCGGAACGCCGGCGCCGCTCGAGGCCTCCGTGCGCCTGGCCGCGAATCCCGCCGCCCGTGTCGTCGGCGAGGATCCGTTGACCGCGTACTTCGAGATCTACCATCTCGCCACCGGAGCCGATGGACAGGCGCGATTCGAGGTCGGCTGGACCGTGCGTTCGCAGGAGCGCGATTCGCGGGTCTGGCTCCAGCGCCTGCTCGCGCCCAGGCCGGCGCCGCCGACGATCGAGGCGACGCGGCGGGAGTCGAATACGGGCCCGCTGCGCCGGCAGTTCGTCAGCGTTCCGGTGCGTTCGCTTCCGCCGGGCCGCTACCGGCTGGAGGTTTCCGTGCGGGACCTCTTGAGCGGCGCCGAGGCGGCGGGCGGGGTGTCGTTCGTGCGCGCGCCCGCCGCACCCTGA
- a CDS encoding response regulator yields MPQNPPRILIVDDEPDLRSVLRFGLEAERFEVIEAADGEEGLKLACDQLPDLIVLDLMLPRMDGYKVCRALKFDDRYRHIPVIILSARSGETDRRLALDLGADGYVTKPYDMKDLVSRVREQLQNAPRTDAA; encoded by the coding sequence ATGCCCCAGAACCCGCCGCGCATCCTGATCGTGGACGACGAGCCCGACCTGCGCTCGGTGCTCCGCTTCGGGCTCGAGGCCGAGCGCTTCGAGGTGATCGAGGCCGCCGACGGCGAGGAAGGCCTCAAGCTCGCCTGCGATCAGTTGCCGGACCTGATCGTGCTCGACCTGATGCTGCCCCGCATGGACGGCTACAAGGTCTGCCGCGCGCTCAAGTTCGACGACCGCTACCGGCACATTCCGGTCATCATCCTCAGCGCCCGCTCGGGTGAGACCGACCGCCGCCTCGCGCTGGACCTCGGGGCCGACGGGTACGTGACCAAGCCGTACGACATGAAGGACCTGGTGTCGCGCGTTCGCGAGCAGCTGCAGAACGCGCCGCGCACCGACGCCGCCTGA
- a CDS encoding aminopeptidase P family protein — translation MASHAQRAARIDRARAALTSAGAEWLIVPASPDFRWLTGATARVTERLVALAVPRSGDAFLVAPRLEAGPLATAMPELELLAWDEHEDPLERLVTRAGLGTGSRILLGEGMRVPQLLRLAATTHCRAATPALGALRAVKDAEELAGLREASAHADDVVEATADHARPGMTEREVARFALERFESLGDSDPWVLVASGPNSSDPHHFTSDRPLQDGEVLLLDLGASTRGYSSDITRTYFLGDPPRQVLRAHEVVNAARVAGISAVRSGTACEAVDAAAREVIERAGLGEHFTHRTGHGLGLEVHEPPWLVRGNREPLAAGNVHSVEPGVYFPGRFGIRIEDIVVVEAEGARRLTNAPIDLRPPGAR, via the coding sequence ATGGCAAGCCACGCTCAACGCGCCGCGCGCATCGATCGCGCGCGGGCCGCGCTCACGAGCGCCGGCGCGGAGTGGCTCATCGTTCCCGCCTCCCCCGACTTCCGCTGGCTCACGGGAGCCACGGCTCGCGTCACCGAACGCCTCGTCGCCCTCGCGGTCCCGCGCTCGGGCGACGCCTTCCTGGTCGCGCCGCGCCTCGAGGCCGGACCGCTCGCGACCGCGATGCCCGAGCTCGAGCTGCTCGCCTGGGACGAGCACGAAGACCCGCTCGAGCGGCTCGTGACGCGCGCCGGACTCGGCACGGGAAGCCGCATCCTGCTCGGCGAGGGGATGCGCGTGCCGCAGTTGCTGCGCCTGGCGGCGACCACCCACTGCCGGGCCGCGACGCCCGCGCTCGGCGCGCTGCGCGCGGTCAAGGACGCCGAGGAACTGGCCGGGCTGCGCGAGGCCTCGGCGCACGCCGACGACGTGGTCGAGGCGACCGCCGATCACGCGCGACCCGGCATGACCGAACGCGAGGTCGCGCGCTTCGCCCTCGAGCGCTTCGAGTCCCTCGGCGACTCCGATCCCTGGGTGCTCGTCGCCTCGGGGCCGAACTCCTCCGATCCCCACCACTTCACCTCCGACCGCCCCCTGCAGGACGGCGAGGTTCTGCTGCTCGATCTCGGCGCCTCCACCCGCGGCTACAGTTCCGACATCACGCGCACCTATTTCCTCGGCGACCCGCCCCGCCAGGTGCTGCGTGCGCACGAGGTCGTGAACGCCGCGCGCGTCGCCGGCATCTCCGCGGTGCGAAGCGGAACCGCGTGCGAGGCGGTGGACGCGGCCGCGCGCGAGGTCATCGAGCGCGCCGGGCTGGGTGAGCACTTCACCCACCGGACCGGCCACGGACTCGGGCTCGAAGTCCACGAGCCTCCGTGGCTCGTGCGCGGCAATCGCGAGCCGCTCGCGGCGGGCAACGTCCACAGCGTCGAACCGGGGGTCTACTTTCCCGGCCGCTTCGGCATTCGAATCGAGGACATCGTGGTGGTCGAGGCGGAAGGCGCGCGCCGGCTGACGAACGCGCCGATCGACCTGCGGCCTCCGGGCGCTCGATGA
- a CDS encoding inositol monophosphatase, whose protein sequence is MNELSAAILREAAVSFAREAGAVVLAGYGMEHVPEHKGRTDLVTEYDRRSEERLLQRIAEAFPGHAVMAEESGAHAGAGGADVRWILDPLDGTTNFAHNYPFFAVSVGVEVGGVMTAGAVYDPVRDEMFAAARGEGATLGGRPIRVSGCARLEDALLVTGFPYDVREYPHRHLPLFGEFLVRAQGVRRDGSAALNLCYLAMGRFDGFWEGNLSPWDVAAGSLIVREAGGRITDYAGREFRLDGRQVCAAGPELHPRLLEVLARHPDAHVRAAL, encoded by the coding sequence ATGAACGAACTCTCCGCCGCGATTCTGCGCGAAGCCGCCGTGAGCTTCGCTCGCGAGGCCGGCGCCGTCGTGCTCGCCGGCTACGGCATGGAGCACGTCCCCGAGCACAAGGGACGCACGGATCTCGTCACCGAGTACGACCGCCGTTCGGAGGAACGTCTGCTGCAGCGCATCGCCGAGGCCTTCCCCGGACACGCGGTGATGGCGGAGGAGTCCGGCGCGCACGCCGGCGCCGGCGGAGCGGACGTGCGCTGGATCCTCGACCCGCTCGACGGCACCACCAACTTCGCGCACAACTACCCGTTCTTCGCCGTCTCGGTCGGAGTCGAGGTCGGGGGCGTGATGACCGCCGGCGCGGTCTACGATCCCGTCCGCGACGAGATGTTCGCCGCCGCACGCGGCGAAGGCGCGACGCTCGGAGGCCGCCCGATCCGCGTGAGCGGCTGCGCGCGCCTCGAGGACGCGCTGCTGGTCACGGGCTTTCCCTACGACGTTCGCGAATATCCGCACCGTCACCTGCCGCTGTTCGGCGAGTTCCTGGTGCGCGCGCAGGGCGTCCGCCGCGACGGCTCGGCGGCGCTCAACCTGTGCTACCTCGCGATGGGCCGCTTCGACGGCTTCTGGGAGGGAAACCTCTCGCCGTGGGACGTCGCCGCGGGCTCGCTCATCGTGCGCGAGGCCGGCGGCCGGATCACGGATTACGCGGGACGCGAGTTCCGGCTCGACGGCCGGCAGGTGTGCGCCGCCGGGCCGGAGCTGCACCCGCGGCTGCTCGAGGTGCTGGCGCGCCATCCGGACGCGCACGTGCGCGCGGCACTCTGA